A region of the Bacillus sp. NP247 genome:
AATAAGTTTTCCACACCTTTATTTTATCCACAATTTGTGTATAACATGTGGATAGTTTAAATCACATGTGGGTAAATAGTTGTCCACATTTGTTTTTTTGTCGAAAACTCTATCTCGGATACTAACGACGTTTTTATATTTTAAAATACGTTTCGTATAAATATGCATTGAATATATTTACAGGTTGTACAATTGTTGCGCAACCTTATTCTTTTACCATCTTTGTAAAGGAGGGACACCTTTGGAAAATATCTCTGATTTATGGAATAGCGCCTTAAAAGAATTAGAAAAAAAGGTAAGCAAGCCAAGTTATGAAACCTGGTTAAAATCAACAACTGCTCATAACTTGAAAAAAGATGTATTAACTATTACAGCTCCAAATGAATTTGCTCGTGACTGGCTAGAATCTCATTATTCGGAATTAATCTCCGAAACGCTTTATGATTTAACAGGGGCAAAACTAGCTATTCGTTTTATCATTCCCCAAAGTCAGGCAGAAGAGGATATAGATCTCCCTTCTGTTAAGCAAAAACACGCACATGATGAGTCTAATCTCTTACCACAGAGTATGTTAAACCCAAAATATACATTTGATACATTTGTTATTGGCTCTGGTAATCGTTTTGCACATGCTGCTTCTTTAGCTGTAGCTGAGGCACCAGCTAAAGCCTATAATCCGCTCTTTATTTACGGGGGCGTTGGACTTGGAAAAACACATTTAATGCACGCAATTGGGCATTATGTAATTGAACACAACCCGAATGCAAAAGTTGTATATTTATCATCTGAAAAATTTACAAATGAATTTATTAACTCAATTCGTGATAATAAAGCTGTCGATTTTCGTAATAAATATCGCAATGTAGATGTCTTATTGATAGATGATATTCAATTTCTTGCTGGAAAAGAACAAACACAGGAAGAGTTTTTCCATACATTTAATGCGTTACATGAAGAAAGTAAGCAAATTGTGATTTCAAGCGATAGACCACCAAAAGAAATCCCAACTTTAGAAGATCGCCTTCGTTCTCGATTTGAATGGGGGTTAATTACGGACATTACGCCACCAGATTTAGAAACTAGAATCGCAATTTTACGTAAAAAAGCAAAAGCAGAAGGTCTTGATATACCAAATGAAGTTATGCTTTATATCGCAAATCAAATCGATTCAAATATTCGTGAACTAGAGGGTGCACTTATTCGAGTTGTAGCTTATTCATCTTTAATTAATAAAGATATGAATGCTGATTTAGCGGCTGAAGCGCTTAAAAATATTATTCCAAACTCTATACCTAGAATTATTTCTATTTCTGATATTCAAAAGGCTGTTGGGGGCGTCTATCAAGTAAAGTTAGAAGATTTCAAAGCAAAAAAACGGACAAAATCCGTTGCATTCCCTCGCCAAATTGCGATGTATTTATCACGTGAACTTACGGACTCATCTTTGCCAAAAATAGGTGAAGAATTTGGTGGCCGCGATCATACAACAGTAATCCATGCTCACGAAAAAATTTCGAAGCTATTAAAAACGGATACTCAATTACAAAAACATGTTGAAGAAATTAAGGATATTTTAAAATAGTAGTAGCTGAATAGTGTGAATAACTTAGCTTATTTTACGCACAGTCTATCCACATGTAGATAGACTGTTTTTACATCTTTAAATAGAGTTATCCACATATCCACAAGCCCTATTACTATTACTACTACTTTTTTATCTTTATTAAATAAATAAAATCTTATACTTACCGGAGGTTTTTCGTTATGCGTTTTACAATACAAAAAGACTATCTTGTAAGAAGTGTACAAGATGTAATGAAGGCAGTTTCTTCTCGTACAACAATTCCAATTCTTACAGGGATTAAAGTTGTAGCAACAGAAGAAGGAGTTACTTTAACAGGTAGTGATGCAGACATCTCTATCGAATCATTTATCCCAGTCGAAGATGCTGGAAAAGAAATTGTGGAAATTCAACAATCAGGAAGTATTATTTTACAAGCAAAGTATTTTAGTGAAATCGTAAAAAAATTACCTAAAGAAACTGTTGAAATTTCTGTAGAAAATCATTTTATGACAAAAATAAAATCTGGAAAATCAGAGTTCAACTTAAATGGTTTAGATGCTGCTGAATATCCGTTATTACCACAAATCGAAGAACATCATGTATTTAAGATTCCAACAGATTTACTAAAGCACATGATTCGTCAAACAGTATTTGCAGTTTCAAGTTCTGAAACAAGACCGATCTTGACAGGTGTAAACTGGAAAGTATATAACAGCGAGCTAACTTGCATTGCAACAGATAGTCACAGACTAGCACTTCGTAAAGCAAAAATCGAAGGGTATAATATTGCCGATGAATTTCAAGCGAATGTCGTTATTCCTGGTAAGAGCTTAAGTGAATTAAGTAAAATTCTAGATGAATCTGAAGAAATGGTAGATATCGTTATTACGGAGTATCAAGTATTATTCCGTACAAAACATTTATTATTCTTCTCAAGATTGTTAGAAGGGAATTATCCAGATACAACGCGTTTAATTCCAGCCGAGAGTAAGACTGATATTTTTGTAAATACAAAAGAATTTTTACAAGCGATTGATCGTGCTTCGCTATTAGCAAGAGATGGTCGTAACAACGTTGTTAAATTATCGACATTAGAACAACAGATGTTAGAGATTTCTTCAAATGCACCAGAAATTGGGAAAGTAGTAGAAGAAGTTCAATGTGAAAATGTAGATGGAGAAGAATTAAAAATATCTTTTAGTGCAAAATATATGATGGACGCATTAAAAGCTTTAGATAGTACAGAAATTAAAGTTAGTTTTACTGGAGCGATGAGACCGTTTTTAATTCGCACAGTCAATGATGATTCCATCATTCAATTAATTTTACCGGTACGTACTTACTAAGTAAGGGTTGAGGGTTGCTAGTTTAAAGGTACTAGTGACCCTTATTTGATTTGTAGGGTATTACTTTCCTAATGCTAGTTTATTTAGTACAATGAAAGAATGAACACTTTCAGAAAGTGAGCGATTTTATGAAACTTATTAAGATTTCAACAGAATACATTACACTAGGACAATTTTTAAAGTTAGCTGATGTAATTGATACAGGTGGCGCTGTGAAATGGTTCTTACAAGAATATGAAGTATACGTGAATCAAGAACTTGAGAATAGAAGAGGCCGAAAGTTATATGCAAATGATATTGTTGAAATTCCGGGAAGCGGAACTTTCCAAGTTCAGGCATAAAGGGGGATCCCTTTGTTTATTACAGAAATACAATTAAAAAACTATCGCAATTATGAGCATTTAGAGCTTTCCTTTGAGGATAAAGTCAATGTAATTATTGGTGAAAATGCGCAAGGGAAAACGAATCTAATGGAAGCGATTTATGTATTGGCGATGGCGAAATCCCATAGAACTTCGAACGATCGTGAACTCATTCGCTGGGATGAGGATTATGGTAATATAAAAGGTAGATTACAAAGGCGAAATAGTTCTTTATCCTTAGAATTAAATATTTCCAAAAAAGGTAAAAAGGCAAAGTTAAATCAATTAGAACAGCAAAAATTGAGCCAGTATATTGGTGAAATGAATGTTGTTATGTTTGCCCCAGAAGATTTAAATCTTGTAAAAGGAAGCCCTCAAGTACGAAGACGCTTTTTAGATATGGAACTTGGACAAATAGCTCCGGTCTATTTGTATGAATTAAGCCAATATCAAAAGGTACTCACGCAACGAAATCATTTACTTAAGAAGATGCAAGGGAATAGTAAAAATGAGGAAACGATGCTGGATGTGTTTACACTCCAACTTATTGAGCATGGTGCGAAAATTTTGCGAAAACGTTTTGAGTTTTTACATTTACTACAAGAATGGGCTGCTCCAATTCACCGCGGAATTAGCAGGGGATTAGAGGAGTTAGAAATCATCTATAAACCAAGTGTAGATGTATCAGAATCAATGGATTTGTCGAAAATAAAAGAAGTATACTATGAAAGTTTTCAATCTGTGAAACAACGTGAAATTTTTCGTGGTACAACTTTACTCGGTCCTCATCGTGATGATTTACAATTCTTCGTTAATAGTAAAAATGTTCAAGTCTTTGGTTCACAAGGACAACAACGAACAACCGCACTATCCCTAAAATTAGCTGAAATTGAATTGATATACTCAGAGGTTAAGGAATATCCAATCCTTTTATTAGATGATGTGTTATCAGAACTAGATGATTATCGTCAATCACATCTTTTAAATACGATTCAAGGAAAAGTACAAACATTTGTGACCACGACGAGTGTCGACGGAATTGAACACGAAACATTGAAAGAAGCGAAAACAATTCATGTAACGAACGGCACGGTAGATTGTGAAACAGACAGAAAATAATTTCTGTTTAAATGGAAAAGTAGGTGATCTTTGTGTCAATGGAACAAAAACAAATGCAGGAAAATGCATATGATGAAAGTCAGATTCAGGTGTTAGAAGGACTGGAGGCAGTTCGAAAGCGTCCTGGTATGTATATCGGTTCTACAAGTGGAAAAGGTCTTCATCATCTTGTATGGGAAATAGTTGATAACAGTATTGACGAAGCTTTAGCGGGATATTGTGATGAAATTAATGTCAGTATTGAAGAAGATAATAGTATTGTTGTAACAGATGATGGTCGTGGTATCCCAGTTGGTATTCAAGAAAAAATGGGACGTCCCGCTGTAGAAGTTATTATGACGGTCCTTCATGCTGGTGGTAAATTTGGCGGTGGCGGTTATAAAGTTTCTGGTGGTTTGCATGGTGTAGGTGCATCTGTTGTAAATGCTTTATCAACAGAATTAGAGGTATTTGTACATCGAGATGGAAAAATACACTATCAAAAATATGAACGTGGGATTCCGGCTGCGGATTTAAAAGTAATAGGTGAAACTGATCGTACAGGAACGATCACACGCTTTAAGCCAGATGCAGAAATTTTTACAGAGACGACAGAATACGAATTTGATACATTAGCTACTCGTATGCGTGAGTTGGCGTTTTTAAATCGTAATATTAAATTAACAATTGAAGATAAGCGTGAACATAAGCAAAAGAAAGAATTCCATTATGAAGGTGGAATTAAATCATATGTTGAACATTTAAATCGTTCAAAACAACCGATTCATGAAGAACCTGTATATGTTGAAGGTTCAAAAGATGGGATTCAGGTTGAGGTTGCTCTTCAATATAACGAAGGGTATACAAATCATATTTATTCATTTACGAATAATATTCATACGTATGAAGGCGGTACGCATGAGGTAGGTTTTAAGACTGCTCTAACACGTGTAATTAACGATTATGGTCGTAAAAATAACATTTTAAAAGATGCGGATAGTAATTTAACTGGTGAAGATGTTCGTGAAGGCTTAACAGCAATCGTGTCGATTAAGCATCCAAACCCACAATTTGAAGGACAAACAAAGACGAAACTTGGAAATAGTGAGGCGAGAACGATTACAGAGTCTGTATTCTCAGAGGCGTTTGAAAAGTTCTTACTGGAAAATCCCAATGTTGCACGTAAAATTATAGATAAAGGGACTATGGCAGCACGCGCACGTGTAGCGGCTAAAAAAGCTCGTGAACTAACGCGCCGAAAGAGTGCTCTAGAAGTTTCAAGTTTACCAGGGAAGCTAGCTGATTGTTCTTCTAAAGATCCAGCAATTAGCGAAATTTATATCGTGGAGGGTGACTCTGCGGGCGGATCTGCAAAACAAGGACGTGATCGTCATTTCCAAGCGATTTTACCACTGAAGGGTAAAATTATTAACGTTGAAAAGGCACGTTTAGATAAGATTTTATCAAATGATGAAGTTCGTACAATTATTACAGCAATCGGTACAAATATTGGTGGGGATTTTGATATTGAAAAAGCTCGCTATCATAAAGTTATTATTATGACAGATGCCGATGTTGATGGTGCACATATTCGTACCCTATTATTAACGTTCTTCTATCGTTATATGCGTCAAATCATTGAATGTGGTTATATATATATCGCACAGCCACCGTTGTTTAAAGTACAACAAGGTAAAAAAATTCAATATGCTTATAACAATAAAGAACTTGAAAAAATACTAGCTGAATTACCAGCTCAACCTAAGCCTGGGATTCAGCGTTATAAAGGTCTAGGGGAAATGAATCCAACTCAGCTGTGGGAGACGACAATGGACCCAGAAGTACGTTCGTTACTTCAAGTTTCCCTTCAAGATGCAATTGAAGCGGATGAAACATTTGAAATTTTAATGGGTGATAAAGTAGAGCCGCGTCGTAACTTTATCCAAGAAAATGCAAAATACGTGAAAAACCTTGATATTTAAGTGAGTAATGACAGGAATCTAAGTATTCCTGTCTTCTACATATAAATCAATGTATGTGTAACGGAAATGTAAGAGGAGGTGCTCTTTGATGTCAGACAATCAACAACAAGCACGAATTCGAGAAATTAATATTAGTCATGAAATGCGTACCTCATTTTTAGATTATGCAATGAGTGTTATCGTGTCTCGTGCATTACCAGATGTTCGTGATGGATTAAAACCAGTTCATCGTAGGGTTTTATATGCGATGAATGATTTAGGAATTACAGCTGATAAAGCATATAAGAAGTCGGCACGTATTGTCGGCGAAGTAATTGGTAAGTATCACCCGCACGGTGATTCAGCTGTTTATGAAACAATGGTACGTATGGCGCAAGATTTTAGTCAACGTTACATGCTTGTTGATGGACATGGTAATTTCGGTTCTGTTGATGGAGATTCAGCGGCAGCAATGCGTTATACAGAAGCAAGAATGTCTAAGATTTCTATGGAATTAATACGCGATATTACAAAGAATACAATTGATTATCAAGATAACTACGATGGTTCTGAAAGAGAACCAGTTGTATTACCAGCACGTTTCCCTAACTTGTTAGTCAATGGTACGACGGGTATTGCGGTTGGTATGGCAACAAACATTCCACCGCATCAACTTGGAGAAGTAATTGACGGTGTGTTGGCATTAAGTCATAACCCTGATATCACTATCGCGGAATTAATGGAATATATTCCTGGGCCAGACTTTCCAACATCAGGTTTAATCTTAGGGCGAAGTGGAATTCGAAGAGCTTATGAAACGGGTCGCGGTTCTATTATACTGCGTGCTAAAGTTGAAATTGAAGAGAGAGCAAATGGTAAACAAACTATTATCGTAACAGAACTACCTTATCAAGTTAATAAGGCACGATTAATTGAAAAGATTGCAGAATTAGTTCGTGATAAGAAAATTGAAGGCATTACAGATTTACGTGATGAATCGGATCGAAATGGTATGCGTATTGTTATGGAAGTACGTCGTGATGCCAATGCCAATGTACTATTAAATAATTTATATAAACATACAGCACTTCAAACAAGTTTCGGTATTAATATGTTGTCTCTAGTAAATGGAGAGCCACAAGTCCTAAATTTAAAACAAAATCTATATTACTATTTAGAGCATCAAAAGGTAGTAATTCGTAGACGTACCGCTTATGAATTAGAGAAAGCAGAAGCGCGTGCTCATATTTTAGAGGGATTACGAATTGCTTTAGATCATCTTGATGAAGTTATTACTTTAATCCGTAGTTCAAAAACAGCTGATATTGCAAAACAAGGTTTAATGGAACGTTTCGGCTTAAGTGAGAAACAAGCGCAAGCGATTTTAGATATGCGTTTGCAACGTTTAACTGGATTAGAACGCGAAAAAATCGAACAAGAATATCAAGACTTAATGAAGCTAATTGCAGAGTTAAAAGCAATTTTAGCAGACGAAGAAAAAGTTCTTGAAATTATTCGCGAGGAATTAGCTGAAGTAAAAGAGCGCTTTAATGATAAGAGAAGAACAGAAATTACAATTGGCGGTATGGAAGCTATAGAGGATGAAGATTTAATCCCAGAACAAAATATCGCAATTACGCTTACTCATAATGGTTATATTAAGAGGTTACCGGCTTCTACGTACAAAACACAGAACCGTGGGGGACGTGGTGTACAAGGAATGGGTACGAATGATGATGACTTTGTTGAACATTTATTAACAACGTCTACTCATGATCATATTTTATTCTTCACAAACAAGGGTAAAGTATACCGTACAAAAGGATATGAAATTCCAGAGTATAGTCGTACAGCAAAAGGGATACCGATTATTAACCTATTAGGGGTAGATAAGGGTGAGTGGATCAACGCTATTATTCCAATTCGTGAATTTGGTGACGACCAGTTCTTATTCTTTACAACGAAACAAGGTATCTCTAAGAGAACACCACTTTCATCATTTGCCAATATACGTACAAATGGTTTAATTGCAATTTCTCTTCGTGAAGAGGATGAATTAATCTCTGTACGCTTAACATCTGGTGATAAGGATATTATCGTTGGGACAAGTAACGGTATGTTAATTCGTTTCAATGAGCAAGATGTGCGTTCAATGGGACGTAATGCGGCTGGTGTAAAAGCAATTACATTAGGTGATGAAGATCAAGTTGTAGGTATGGAAATTGTCGAAGAAGATGTAAATGTTCTAATTGTAACGAAAAATGGTTATGGAAAGCGTACGCCGATTGATGAATACCGTCTGCAAAGTCGTGGCGGTAAAGGTCTTAAGACTTGTAATATTACAGATAAAAACGGTAAGTTAGTAGCAGTTAAGTCTGTAACAGGTGAAGAAGACATTATGTTAATTACAGCAGCGGGTATTATTATTCGTATGCCAGTTGATCAAATCTCTCAAATGGGACGTAATACACAAGGTGTTCGTCTAATTCGATTAGAAGATGAGCAAGAGGTAGCGACAGTAGCAAAAGCGCAAAAAGATGAAGAAGAATCTAATGAAGAGGTTTCTTCTGAAGAATAAGAGGGGGGATTTCTCCCCCTCTTATTTTTTTATAATAATACTTGCATAGCAATAGGAAAGTGTATATAATAGGCAGAGTCAGCAAATGAGAGATACAAGTTATCAAAAAAACTTGTTGACGAAAATAATATACTATGATATATTATGAAAGTCGCTGAAACGCGATATTGAACTTTGAAAACTAAACGAAACAAACAACGTGAAACGTCAATTTTTATTTTTAGATGCTAGACAAACTAACTTTATTGGAGAGTTTGATCCTGGCTCAGGATGAACGCTGGCGGCGTGCCTAATACATGCAAGTCGAGCGAATGGATTAAGAGCTTGCTCTTATGAAGTTAGCGGCGGACGGGTGAGTAACACGTGGGTAACCTGCCCATAAGACTGGGATAACTCCGGGAAACCGGGGCTAATACCGGATAATATTTTGAACTGCATGGTTCGAAATTGAAAGGCGGCTTCGGCTGTCACTTATGGATGGACCCGCGTCGCATTAGCTAGTTGGTGAGGTAACGGCTCACCAAGGCAACGATGCGTAGCCGACCTGAGAGGGTGATCGGCCACACTGGGACTGAGACACGGCCCAGACTCCTACGGGAGGCAGCAGTAGGGAATCTTCCGCAATGGACGAAAGTCTGACGGAGCAACGCCGCGTGAGTGATGAAGGCTTTCGGGTCGTAAAACTCTGTTGTTAGGGAAGAACAAGTGCTAGTTGAATAAGCTGGCACCTTGACGGTACCTAACCAGAAAGCCACGGCTA
Encoded here:
- the dnaA gene encoding chromosomal replication initiator protein DnaA → MENISDLWNSALKELEKKVSKPSYETWLKSTTAHNLKKDVLTITAPNEFARDWLESHYSELISETLYDLTGAKLAIRFIIPQSQAEEDIDLPSVKQKHAHDESNLLPQSMLNPKYTFDTFVIGSGNRFAHAASLAVAEAPAKAYNPLFIYGGVGLGKTHLMHAIGHYVIEHNPNAKVVYLSSEKFTNEFINSIRDNKAVDFRNKYRNVDVLLIDDIQFLAGKEQTQEEFFHTFNALHEESKQIVISSDRPPKEIPTLEDRLRSRFEWGLITDITPPDLETRIAILRKKAKAEGLDIPNEVMLYIANQIDSNIRELEGALIRVVAYSSLINKDMNADLAAEALKNIIPNSIPRIISISDIQKAVGGVYQVKLEDFKAKKRTKSVAFPRQIAMYLSRELTDSSLPKIGEEFGGRDHTTVIHAHEKISKLLKTDTQLQKHVEEIKDILK
- the gyrA gene encoding DNA gyrase subunit A; the protein is MSDNQQQARIREINISHEMRTSFLDYAMSVIVSRALPDVRDGLKPVHRRVLYAMNDLGITADKAYKKSARIVGEVIGKYHPHGDSAVYETMVRMAQDFSQRYMLVDGHGNFGSVDGDSAAAMRYTEARMSKISMELIRDITKNTIDYQDNYDGSEREPVVLPARFPNLLVNGTTGIAVGMATNIPPHQLGEVIDGVLALSHNPDITIAELMEYIPGPDFPTSGLILGRSGIRRAYETGRGSIILRAKVEIEERANGKQTIIVTELPYQVNKARLIEKIAELVRDKKIEGITDLRDESDRNGMRIVMEVRRDANANVLLNNLYKHTALQTSFGINMLSLVNGEPQVLNLKQNLYYYLEHQKVVIRRRTAYELEKAEARAHILEGLRIALDHLDEVITLIRSSKTADIAKQGLMERFGLSEKQAQAILDMRLQRLTGLEREKIEQEYQDLMKLIAELKAILADEEKVLEIIREELAEVKERFNDKRRTEITIGGMEAIEDEDLIPEQNIAITLTHNGYIKRLPASTYKTQNRGGRGVQGMGTNDDDFVEHLLTTSTHDHILFFTNKGKVYRTKGYEIPEYSRTAKGIPIINLLGVDKGEWINAIIPIREFGDDQFLFFTTKQGISKRTPLSSFANIRTNGLIAISLREEDELISVRLTSGDKDIIVGTSNGMLIRFNEQDVRSMGRNAAGVKAITLGDEDQVVGMEIVEEDVNVLIVTKNGYGKRTPIDEYRLQSRGGKGLKTCNITDKNGKLVAVKSVTGEEDIMLITAAGIIIRMPVDQISQMGRNTQGVRLIRLEDEQEVATVAKAQKDEEESNEEVSSEE
- the yaaA gene encoding S4 domain-containing protein YaaA; this translates as MKLIKISTEYITLGQFLKLADVIDTGGAVKWFLQEYEVYVNQELENRRGRKLYANDIVEIPGSGTFQVQA
- the gyrB gene encoding DNA topoisomerase (ATP-hydrolyzing) subunit B translates to MEQKQMQENAYDESQIQVLEGLEAVRKRPGMYIGSTSGKGLHHLVWEIVDNSIDEALAGYCDEINVSIEEDNSIVVTDDGRGIPVGIQEKMGRPAVEVIMTVLHAGGKFGGGGYKVSGGLHGVGASVVNALSTELEVFVHRDGKIHYQKYERGIPAADLKVIGETDRTGTITRFKPDAEIFTETTEYEFDTLATRMRELAFLNRNIKLTIEDKREHKQKKEFHYEGGIKSYVEHLNRSKQPIHEEPVYVEGSKDGIQVEVALQYNEGYTNHIYSFTNNIHTYEGGTHEVGFKTALTRVINDYGRKNNILKDADSNLTGEDVREGLTAIVSIKHPNPQFEGQTKTKLGNSEARTITESVFSEAFEKFLLENPNVARKIIDKGTMAARARVAAKKARELTRRKSALEVSSLPGKLADCSSKDPAISEIYIVEGDSAGGSAKQGRDRHFQAILPLKGKIINVEKARLDKILSNDEVRTIITAIGTNIGGDFDIEKARYHKVIIMTDADVDGAHIRTLLLTFFYRYMRQIIECGYIYIAQPPLFKVQQGKKIQYAYNNKELEKILAELPAQPKPGIQRYKGLGEMNPTQLWETTMDPEVRSLLQVSLQDAIEADETFEILMGDKVEPRRNFIQENAKYVKNLDI
- the dnaN gene encoding DNA polymerase III subunit beta, coding for MRFTIQKDYLVRSVQDVMKAVSSRTTIPILTGIKVVATEEGVTLTGSDADISIESFIPVEDAGKEIVEIQQSGSIILQAKYFSEIVKKLPKETVEISVENHFMTKIKSGKSEFNLNGLDAAEYPLLPQIEEHHVFKIPTDLLKHMIRQTVFAVSSSETRPILTGVNWKVYNSELTCIATDSHRLALRKAKIEGYNIADEFQANVVIPGKSLSELSKILDESEEMVDIVITEYQVLFRTKHLLFFSRLLEGNYPDTTRLIPAESKTDIFVNTKEFLQAIDRASLLARDGRNNVVKLSTLEQQMLEISSNAPEIGKVVEEVQCENVDGEELKISFSAKYMMDALKALDSTEIKVSFTGAMRPFLIRTVNDDSIIQLILPVRTY
- the recF gene encoding DNA replication/repair protein RecF (All proteins in this family for which functions are known are DNA-binding proteins that assist the filamentation of RecA onto DNA for the initiation of recombination or recombinational repair.) — its product is MFITEIQLKNYRNYEHLELSFEDKVNVIIGENAQGKTNLMEAIYVLAMAKSHRTSNDRELIRWDEDYGNIKGRLQRRNSSLSLELNISKKGKKAKLNQLEQQKLSQYIGEMNVVMFAPEDLNLVKGSPQVRRRFLDMELGQIAPVYLYELSQYQKVLTQRNHLLKKMQGNSKNEETMLDVFTLQLIEHGAKILRKRFEFLHLLQEWAAPIHRGISRGLEELEIIYKPSVDVSESMDLSKIKEVYYESFQSVKQREIFRGTTLLGPHRDDLQFFVNSKNVQVFGSQGQQRTTALSLKLAEIELIYSEVKEYPILLLDDVLSELDDYRQSHLLNTIQGKVQTFVTTTSVDGIEHETLKEAKTIHVTNGTVDCETDRK